The following is a genomic window from Candidatus Alcyoniella australis.
GGCGCGCGGCCCAGGGCAAGATCAAGGGGCCCGACGACGGGCGGATCGTCGGCTCCAGCCCGACCATGGAACGCCTGCAGCGTCAGATCGAACACGCGGCGGAGGGCTGCCTGGAAGTATTGATCACCGGGGAGACCGGCGTGGGCAAGGAGCTGGTGGCGCAGGCCCTGTTCGAGCGCTCGCCCCGGCGCGGCCGTCCGTTCGTGGTGTTCAACGCGGCCTCGCTGCCGGCCCACGTGGCTGAGAGCGAGCTGTTCGGCCACTCCCGCGGCGCGTTCACCGGCGCGGTGGCCGCGCGCGAGGGGCTGTTCGAGGCGGCGGACGGCGGTACGCTGCTGATCGACGAGGTCGGCGACGCGCCGCCCGAGATCCAGGCCAAAGTGCTGCGCGCGGTGGAGACCGGCGAGTTCCGCCGGCTGGGCGAGACCAAAATGCGGCACACCGACGTCTGGGTAATCGCGGCCACCAACCGCGACCTGCGCCGACTGGTGGAACAGGGGAGGTTCCGCGAGGACCTGTACTACCGCCTGGCGGTAATCGAGCTGCGGGTGCCGCCCCTGCGCGAACGGCCCGAGGATCTGCCCAAGCTGATCGAACACTTCCTGGCCGCCGAGTCGGGGGTTCGCGGCCGACGCCCGCGGCTAAACCACGAGGCGCTGGAGTTGCTGCGTGGCTATAGCTGGCCGGGCAACGTGCGCCAACTGCGCAACGCGCTGCGCCGGGCCGCGGTCATGACCGACGATCTCGAGCTGCGGCCCGAGGACTTCGACTTGCCCGATGCGGGGGAGTTCGCCGCGGGCGGACCGCAGCCCGGGGACAGCCTGTCGGCCGCGGTCTCGGCCGTGGAACGCGCGTTGATCAACCGCGTGTTGGGCAGCTGCGTCTGGAACAAGAGCGAGGCGGCACGCCGACTGGGCATCACCCGCCAGACCCTCGACCGCAAAATCGAGGCCTTCAAGCTGACTGCAGACCGCTGATCAACGCTTTTCTTGACAGTGCCAAAACCGGTGCTATACTTCGCAAAAACCCCTCGATGAAACAAATAATCGCCTGCATACCGGCTCGCTACCAGGCAAGTCGTTTCCCCGGAAAATTGTTGGCCACGCTCGGAGACAGGCCGGTTATCGCCCACGTAGTGCAGCGTGTGCAGCGCGCGCGCTCAGTGGGCGAGGTGATCGTGGCCACCGACGACGAGCGCATCGCCGACGCCGTGCGCGGACTGGGCGCGACGGTCAAGATGACGTCCCAGTACCACCAGTCGGGCACCGACCGCGTGGCCGAGGCCGTGCGCGACATCCCCTGCGGAATCGTGGTCAACGTCCAGGGGGACGAGCCGTTCATCGAGCCCGAATCCATTGACCGTGCGGTGCACCCCTTGATCGTCGATCCCAATTGCCAGCTCTCCACGCTGGTGCGGCCGCTACGCGATCCGTGCGAGCTTTGCGATTCGTCGGTTGTCAAAGTCGTACGCGACGCCGACGATTGGGCGCTGTACTTCAGCCGCTCGCCGATTCCGTTTTTTCGCGACCTGTACCCGGAGCCCGGATGCGGGTTGCCCCAAAGCGTGCCCGACGGCGTGTGGGCGCACATCGGCCTCTACGTCTATCGCAAGCGCACGCTGCTCGAGCTGGTCAACTGGGGACCGTGCGATTTGGAAAAGGCCGAAAAGCTCGAACAACTACGCGCGCTGTATCACGGTCTGCGCATTCGCACGGTACCGGTACAAGGCGCGACGATCGGCATCGACACCCCCGATGATTTAAAGCGGGCCGAGGACATCCTGGCTGCGGGGGACTGACAAATACAACAATGGGGCCAATGCTCCGAGGGCTCCAAGATCTTAAAAAGGACGGAAAGGGTAGATGGGCAAGGACAAGACTAAGTATATTTTCGTTACCGGCGGCGTGGTCTCCAGCTTGGGCAAGGGAATTGCCGCCGCCTCCCTCGGCGCGCTGCTCGAGGCCCGCGGACTACGCGTCACGATCCAGAAGATGGATCCCTACATCAACGTCGACCCGGGCACCATGAGCCCGTTCCAGCACGGCGAGGTCTACGTCACCGACGACGGCGCGGAGACCGACCTCGATCTGGGGCACTACGAGCGCTTCATCAGCACGACCACCAGCCAGCTCAACAACTGCACCACCGGCCGGATCTACGAGTCGGTAATCACCAAGGAACGCCGCGGCGACTATTTGGGACGAACGGTGCAGGTAATCCCGCACATCACCAACGAGATCAAGGACTACATCAAGCAGGTCGGTAGCGGCTTCGACGTGGTTATCGTCGAGATCGGCGGCACGGTGGGCGACATCGAAAGCATGCCGTTCCTCGAGGCGATCCGCCAGTTCAAGGCCGACGTCGGCCAGGAGAACGTGATCTACATCCACCTGACGCTGGTGCCGTTCATCCCCACCGCCGGCGAACTCAAGACCAAGCCCACCCAGCACTCGGTGGCCCAACTGCGCCAGATGGGCATCAAGCCCGACATTCTGCTCTGCCGCTCCGACCGCTTCCTGCCGCCCGAGATCAAGTCCAAGATCAGCCTTTTCTGCGACATCGCCGTGGCGGATGTGATCACGGCCAAGAACGTAAATATCATCTACGAGGTGGTGCTGCTGTTCCACAAGGAGGGCCTGGACGACCGCGTGGCCGACAAGCTCGGAATCTGGACCGGCGCGCCGGACCTCAAGCCGTGGCGCAAGGTGGTCAACACGATCAAGCGCGCCAAGCACAAGGCGGTGATCGCCGTGGTCGGCAAATACGTACATCTCACCGACAGCTACAAATCGCTCAACGAGGCGCTGGCCCACGGCGGGCTGGCCAACCGCTCGCTGGTCGAGCTCAAGTTCGTCGATTGCGAGGATATCGAGC
Proteins encoded in this region:
- the kdsB gene encoding 3-deoxy-manno-octulosonate cytidylyltransferase, translating into MKQIIACIPARYQASRFPGKLLATLGDRPVIAHVVQRVQRARSVGEVIVATDDERIADAVRGLGATVKMTSQYHQSGTDRVAEAVRDIPCGIVVNVQGDEPFIEPESIDRAVHPLIVDPNCQLSTLVRPLRDPCELCDSSVVKVVRDADDWALYFSRSPIPFFRDLYPEPGCGLPQSVPDGVWAHIGLYVYRKRTLLELVNWGPCDLEKAEKLEQLRALYHGLRIRTVPVQGATIGIDTPDDLKRAEDILAAGD
- a CDS encoding sigma 54-interacting transcriptional regulator, which encodes MNNLVERGWLLISKSAGPVLASFALSGRTLIGRARQAEVFLPDLSVSRRHALIELTPDAVRLRDLGSKNGTTLNGRPVSRAQLAEGDRIGVGCFVCEFRSSSALGTLVTDVLDEGQRARFPSAPPPESAMVVRLAQALGRERDPGRIARAALEEMMPHCGAQTLRLGLQLNDGDRPGPTLSARDGIIDERGPAPQTNELIAGMLRQGRSLFVSSEDDGVAAQGGLFVPIRPGRELLGVLQAEYPAAAELPEHDRELIEAVTVLLGLALEGRAAQGKIKGPDDGRIVGSSPTMERLQRQIEHAAEGCLEVLITGETGVGKELVAQALFERSPRRGRPFVVFNAASLPAHVAESELFGHSRGAFTGAVAAREGLFEAADGGTLLIDEVGDAPPEIQAKVLRAVETGEFRRLGETKMRHTDVWVIAATNRDLRRLVEQGRFREDLYYRLAVIELRVPPLRERPEDLPKLIEHFLAAESGVRGRRPRLNHEALELLRGYSWPGNVRQLRNALRRAAVMTDDLELRPEDFDLPDAGEFAAGGPQPGDSLSAAVSAVERALINRVLGSCVWNKSEAARRLGITRQTLDRKIEAFKLTADR
- a CDS encoding CTP synthase; translated protein: MGKDKTKYIFVTGGVVSSLGKGIAAASLGALLEARGLRVTIQKMDPYINVDPGTMSPFQHGEVYVTDDGAETDLDLGHYERFISTTTSQLNNCTTGRIYESVITKERRGDYLGRTVQVIPHITNEIKDYIKQVGSGFDVVIVEIGGTVGDIESMPFLEAIRQFKADVGQENVIYIHLTLVPFIPTAGELKTKPTQHSVAQLRQMGIKPDILLCRSDRFLPPEIKSKISLFCDIAVADVITAKNVNIIYEVVLLFHKEGLDDRVADKLGIWTGAPDLKPWRKVVNTIKRAKHKAVIAVVGKYVHLTDSYKSLNEALAHGGLANRSLVELKFVDCEDIEHDGAAKCIGEVSGVLVPGGFGERGHEGKIAAVHYARTKGIPYFGICLGMQMAVVEFARNVCKLRAADSTEFRAKAKHPVIDLMEEQKTVLEMGGTMRLGSYPCKITQRKSLAFGAYKRSEIAERHRHRYEFNNAYREQIESAGLKISGVFERGDLVEIVEIEDHPWFLGCQYHPEFKSRPQRPHPLFASFIKAALKHKSFGNESD